In a genomic window of Streptomyces noursei ATCC 11455:
- a CDS encoding ABC transporter ATP-binding protein — translation MATDVHGAVTSGISTRPPESSRPSESVAAATVAGAADAQEGGGVAVRVDGLVREFDRRRVLDGVRLDIRVGEFVALLGRSGCGKSTLLRVLAGLDREIEGEVLVPRRRAVAFQAPRLMPWKRVWRNVLLGLPGRPERAKAARALAEVGLDHRADAWPKTLSGGEAQRASLARALVRDPDLLLLDEPFGALDALTRITAQRLVAEVWRERGCAVLLVTHDVEEALLLADRVLVMADGRIAHETAVELPRPRDAGDPRWTALRARLLGRLGVAEADGGTGGEADSDTDGDADGGADAQGTPDGRGADA, via the coding sequence GTGGCGACCGACGTTCACGGGGCAGTGACCTCCGGCATCTCGACCCGGCCTCCCGAGTCGTCTCGGCCGTCGGAGTCGGTCGCGGCGGCTACGGTCGCCGGCGCGGCGGACGCGCAGGAGGGCGGCGGGGTCGCGGTGCGGGTCGACGGGCTGGTGCGGGAATTCGACCGGCGGCGGGTCCTCGACGGGGTCCGACTCGACATCCGGGTGGGCGAGTTCGTGGCGCTGCTCGGGCGCAGCGGGTGCGGGAAGTCGACGTTGCTGCGGGTGCTGGCGGGGCTCGATCGGGAGATCGAGGGCGAGGTGCTGGTGCCACGGCGCAGGGCGGTGGCGTTCCAGGCACCACGGCTGATGCCGTGGAAACGGGTGTGGCGGAACGTCCTGTTGGGACTGCCAGGGCGCCCCGAACGGGCCAAGGCGGCACGGGCGTTGGCGGAGGTCGGGCTCGATCACCGGGCGGATGCCTGGCCCAAGACGCTCTCCGGGGGCGAGGCGCAGCGGGCGTCGCTGGCGCGGGCGCTGGTGCGCGATCCGGATCTGCTGCTGCTCGACGAGCCGTTCGGCGCGCTGGACGCACTGACCCGGATCACCGCGCAGCGGCTGGTGGCCGAGGTGTGGCGGGAGCGGGGGTGCGCGGTGCTGCTGGTCACCCATGACGTCGAGGAGGCGCTGCTGCTGGCCGATCGCGTGCTGGTGATGGCGGACGGCCGGATCGCACACGAGACGGCGGTGGAGCTGCCCCGGCCGCGGGACGCCGGGGATCCGCGGTGGACGGCGCTGCGCGCCCGACTGCTCGGCCGTCTGGGCGTCGCCGAAGCAGACGGCGGCACGGGCGGCGAAGCGGACAGCGACACGGACGGCGACGCGGACGGCGGCGCGGACGCGCAGGGGACACCTGACGGACGGGGTGCCGACGCATGA
- a CDS encoding recombinase family protein — translation MIERPYDGCGKCLLGVRRLSRVKAATSSPERQREDVLTAAASVGGHIIGWADDWEVSGATDPMTRPKLGPWLRDERGPYDGLVAAAVDRLGRNVVDCLNTGYKMRDEGKLLVTYGHEGPWDLDDQADENRFTMEAWGAQMELRAIQRRNRSATIKTRAAGRPKGKPSYGFQFVRRVMGGKIDHVELHPHASTVIRLVARRILADPEHNTPSSEAARLNRAGELAPADHLAVMYGKPARGRPWHPTSLKNILLSEAALGYLMHNGKPVIDQDGHPVRLCEGLWDWTTHEALKRALTPRPTPWKGRRSNRSYLLTEVALCGQCHHRLFTQTSADAPPRYVCTVRNKGWLSAQYCRPAPLIRAHLLEEYVSVPAELRRWRDIRDRLRPRQWGAATHRRSAGHEGAATARPRGRPVRRG, via the coding sequence ATGATCGAACGACCCTACGACGGATGTGGAAAATGCCTGCTGGGCGTGCGACGGCTGTCGCGTGTGAAGGCGGCCACGTCGTCACCGGAGCGGCAGCGGGAGGACGTCCTCACTGCCGCCGCGTCCGTCGGAGGGCACATCATCGGCTGGGCCGATGACTGGGAGGTGTCGGGCGCCACGGACCCGATGACGCGGCCCAAGCTCGGCCCGTGGCTGCGTGACGAGAGGGGCCCGTACGACGGCTTGGTCGCCGCAGCCGTGGACCGCCTCGGTCGCAATGTCGTCGACTGCCTGAACACCGGCTACAAGATGCGCGACGAGGGAAAGCTGCTCGTCACCTACGGACACGAGGGCCCGTGGGACCTCGACGACCAGGCGGACGAGAACCGCTTCACCATGGAGGCATGGGGCGCGCAGATGGAACTGCGCGCCATCCAGCGCCGCAATCGCAGCGCCACCATCAAGACCCGGGCAGCCGGACGCCCCAAAGGCAAGCCCTCCTACGGATTCCAATTCGTCCGGCGCGTGATGGGCGGCAAGATCGACCACGTCGAACTGCACCCGCACGCCTCGACGGTGATCCGGCTCGTCGCCCGCCGGATCCTGGCCGACCCCGAGCACAACACTCCCAGCAGCGAGGCGGCTCGGCTGAACCGCGCAGGCGAGTTGGCCCCCGCCGACCACCTGGCCGTGATGTACGGCAAGCCCGCCCGCGGCCGGCCATGGCACCCGACGAGCCTGAAGAACATCCTTCTCTCAGAGGCGGCGCTGGGCTACCTGATGCACAACGGCAAGCCCGTCATCGACCAGGACGGACATCCCGTACGCCTCTGCGAGGGCCTGTGGGACTGGACGACACACGAGGCGCTGAAGAGGGCTCTCACGCCTCGGCCGACGCCGTGGAAGGGCCGCCGATCGAACCGCAGCTACCTGCTGACGGAGGTGGCACTATGCGGGCAGTGCCACCACAGGCTGTTCACGCAGACCTCCGCCGATGCACCGCCTCGATACGTGTGCACCGTCCGGAACAAGGGATGGCTGAGCGCGCAGTACTGTCGCCCGGCGCCCCTGATACGTGCCCATCTCCTGGAGGAGTACGTGTCGGTTCCTGCAGAACTTCGGCGATGGCGCGATATTCGAGACCGTCTACGACCCCGGCAATGGGGTGCCGCAACGCATCGCAGAAGTGCAGGCCACGAGGGAGCGGCTACGGCTCGACCGCGAGGCCGGCCTGTACGACGCGGCTGA
- a CDS encoding ABC transporter permease — translation MSGEQAAAAGRVPAGVPVGPGGAVVLSRVVPVSGRRWAVPRWVRRAVGPVGLVVVWQVLSGGGVLPADLLASPVDIARTAGGLVADGTLPSAMAVSLQRVAVGLVTGAAVGIALALVSGLSRLGEDLVDATVQMLRSIPWVGVIPLFIIWLGIGEAPKIALIAVGVAFHLYLNVYAGVRGVDAQLVEAGTSLGLGRWGLIRHVVLPGALPGAMTGLRYALATAWLALVFGEQVNADDGLGFLMNQAREFFRTDVIVVCLVVYAVLGLLADFLVRTLERLLLQWRPTFTGQ, via the coding sequence ATGAGCGGTGAGCAGGCTGCCGCGGCCGGGCGGGTTCCGGCCGGGGTGCCGGTGGGGCCGGGCGGGGCCGTTGTGCTGTCCCGGGTGGTTCCGGTGTCGGGACGGCGGTGGGCAGTGCCGCGGTGGGTGCGGCGGGCCGTGGGGCCGGTCGGACTGGTCGTGGTGTGGCAGGTGTTGAGCGGCGGTGGAGTGTTGCCGGCGGACCTGCTGGCGTCTCCGGTGGACATCGCCCGTACGGCCGGCGGCCTGGTCGCGGACGGGACGCTGCCGTCCGCGATGGCGGTGTCGCTGCAGCGGGTCGCGGTGGGGTTGGTGACCGGCGCGGCCGTCGGGATCGCGCTGGCGCTGGTGTCGGGGCTCTCGCGGCTGGGTGAGGACCTGGTCGACGCGACCGTGCAGATGTTGCGGTCCATTCCCTGGGTGGGGGTCATCCCGCTCTTCATCATCTGGTTGGGGATCGGCGAGGCGCCGAAGATCGCGCTGATCGCGGTCGGGGTGGCGTTCCACCTGTATCTCAACGTGTACGCCGGGGTCCGGGGCGTGGACGCGCAGTTGGTGGAGGCCGGCACGTCGCTCGGGCTGGGCCGGTGGGGGCTGATCCGGCACGTGGTGCTGCCCGGGGCGCTGCCCGGCGCCATGACGGGGCTGCGGTACGCACTGGCGACGGCCTGGCTGGCGCTGGTCTTCGGGGAACAGGTCAATGCCGACGACGGGCTGGGCTTCCTGATGAATCAGGCCCGGGAGTTCTTCCGCACCGACGTGATCGTGGTGTGTCTGGTGGTCTACGCCGTTCTCGGGCTGCTCGCCGATTTCCTTGTCCGTACGCTCGAAAGGCTGTTGTTGCAGTGGCGACCGACGTTCACGGGGCAGTGA
- a CDS encoding phosphotransferase enzyme family protein, with product MTTTSLTPQDAAQQACEVWGLSGRGISPLRTHATSVYLLPHADAVVRVSRDEHRAAAQRAIALTRWLADQGLEITEPLDVPQPVDVHRYVITLWQHYPQPGGPPPGPEHLGHLLRRLHQLPEPPIELPAYRPHLALRPSVESSAALAPSDRAWILDRSDELLDAYAQLDFPLGHGLLHGDAYPGNTLWDGTAARLGDWDEAAIGPREADLANTFQGVRFGRTPAQLRAFSDAYGYDLADWPGIPVLTELRDLHTLGSFIRRADLGDLDAAAQLAFRLDTLKCGDRTKSWAIH from the coding sequence ATGACCACGACATCCCTCACGCCCCAGGACGCTGCTCAACAAGCCTGCGAAGTCTGGGGACTCTCCGGACGCGGCATCTCGCCGCTGCGCACCCACGCCACCTCCGTCTACCTCCTGCCCCATGCCGACGCCGTCGTCCGGGTCAGCCGGGACGAACACCGCGCCGCGGCTCAACGAGCCATCGCCCTCACCCGGTGGCTCGCCGACCAGGGACTTGAGATCACCGAGCCACTCGACGTACCGCAGCCCGTGGACGTTCACAGGTACGTGATCACTCTGTGGCAGCACTACCCACAGCCCGGAGGCCCGCCGCCAGGCCCGGAACACCTCGGCCACCTGCTCCGCCGGCTGCACCAGCTCCCCGAGCCTCCCATCGAGCTACCCGCCTACCGCCCCCACCTGGCTCTACGCCCTTCCGTCGAGTCCAGCGCCGCCCTCGCACCCAGCGACCGCGCGTGGATACTCGACCGCTCCGACGAACTCCTGGACGCCTACGCCCAACTCGACTTTCCCCTCGGCCATGGTTTGCTCCACGGTGACGCCTACCCGGGCAACACCCTCTGGGACGGCACCGCTGCCAGACTCGGCGACTGGGACGAAGCAGCGATCGGTCCCCGGGAGGCTGACCTCGCCAACACCTTCCAGGGCGTCCGCTTCGGACGCACCCCAGCCCAACTCCGCGCCTTCTCCGACGCATATGGCTACGACCTCGCCGACTGGCCGGGAATCCCGGTACTCACTGAACTACGGGACCTTCACACGCTCGGCTCGTTCATCCGTCGTGCCGACCTGGGTGACCTTGACGCGGCTGCCCAGCTCGCCTTCCGGCTGGACACCTTGAAGTGCGGAGACCGAACGAAGAGCTGGGCCATTCACTGA
- a CDS encoding LuxR C-terminal-related transcriptional regulator: MPAHSPPALLSLLTGRETEILGLVADGLANSEIAARTGLAEDTVKGYLRSIRTKLGTSRRAALADLACRAGHEARPAGAEAVRPALSEEETTTLRLLARGAGAKEVAKAQLMSHQGAKKHIRRLLDKIGAADAVHGVSLAWSWDILNAGAGVGSR, from the coding sequence ATGCCCGCACATTCACCGCCTGCGCTGCTGTCCCTCCTGACAGGGAGGGAAACCGAGATTCTGGGCCTGGTCGCCGATGGCCTGGCAAACAGTGAGATCGCGGCCCGCACCGGCTTGGCCGAGGACACCGTCAAGGGCTACCTCCGCAGTATCCGGACCAAGCTGGGTACGAGCCGCCGGGCCGCCCTCGCCGACCTGGCGTGCCGAGCAGGCCATGAAGCCCGGCCAGCTGGCGCGGAGGCCGTACGGCCGGCGCTCTCCGAGGAGGAGACGACCACGCTCAGGCTGCTCGCCCGGGGCGCGGGTGCGAAAGAAGTCGCGAAGGCGCAGCTGATGTCACACCAGGGTGCCAAGAAGCACATCCGGCGGCTGCTGGACAAGATCGGTGCCGCTGACGCCGTGCACGGAGTAAGCCTCGCCTGGAGCTGGGACATCCTCAACGCCGGCGCAGGGGTGGGATCCCGATGA
- a CDS encoding ATP-binding protein: MDIAALAMEAIIERAELQSSVSLSSDDLAPRRARAFARTTLTEWGLDALADRVLLIVSELVTNARRHGRTKDEGLLEEITMTISYRNDVVGIELEDNSCQLPAPRTGPISGLNGRGLHIVAAEADAWTSHLKPDGTGKRVLAFLHCPSMLPAV; this comes from the coding sequence ATGGACATCGCCGCCCTGGCCATGGAAGCCATCATCGAACGAGCCGAACTGCAATCCAGCGTCTCACTGTCCTCCGACGACCTCGCACCGCGTCGGGCCCGGGCATTCGCCCGGACCACGCTCACCGAGTGGGGCCTGGACGCGCTCGCCGATCGCGTACTGCTCATCGTCAGCGAACTCGTCACGAACGCACGCCGCCACGGCAGGACCAAGGACGAGGGCCTGTTGGAGGAGATCACCATGACGATCTCCTACCGGAATGACGTCGTAGGAATCGAGCTGGAGGACAACTCCTGCCAGCTCCCCGCCCCGCGTACGGGACCGATCAGCGGGCTCAATGGCCGGGGCCTGCACATCGTGGCAGCCGAGGCAGATGCCTGGACCTCACATCTCAAGCCGGATGGCACAGGCAAACGGGTCCTTGCCTTCCTGCACTGCCCGTCAATGCTGCCGGCCGTCTGA
- a CDS encoding YjbQ family protein, with protein sequence MAATFTTREIDVRTGSTETVHDLTRECVDFLRDTARGRDGLLNVFTPHATMGVALLETGAGSDDDLLAALHDLLPADDRWRHRHGTPGHGRDHVLPALVPPHATLPVLAGELALGTWQSVCLVDTNISNVNRKVRLSFLG encoded by the coding sequence ATGGCTGCAACCTTCACGACACGAGAGATTGACGTACGCACCGGCTCCACGGAGACGGTCCACGACCTGACCCGCGAGTGCGTCGACTTCCTACGGGACACGGCACGGGGCCGCGACGGACTGCTGAACGTCTTCACGCCGCACGCCACGATGGGCGTCGCGCTCCTGGAGACCGGCGCCGGCAGCGACGACGATCTGCTCGCCGCCCTCCACGACCTCCTGCCCGCCGACGACCGCTGGCGCCACCGCCACGGCACCCCGGGCCACGGCCGCGACCACGTCCTCCCCGCCCTCGTCCCCCCACACGCCACCCTCCCGGTCCTCGCCGGCGAACTCGCCCTGGGCACCTGGCAGTCGGTGTGCCTGGTCGACACCAACATCTCCAATGTCAACCGTAAGGTTCGACTGAGCTTCCTGGGCTGA
- a CDS encoding helix-turn-helix domain-containing protein, with protein sequence MDFGQVSRLLRQHARLRQDDLARLTGLSQGYLSQLESGARRLTRLDKTQAFLDALEVPAELRPLGHGGTPRREVPEPDREESDHLRSLATGAAQSSSAFAEFISSSNVSTDELEQFGFTLARIATDYVHAPLLPLFTELVEVRDELFGRLQGRQRPQQSRELLMLAGTACLLLSHASQNLGEQASAMAQIRTARLCAEQADHTGLRAWAAGTAALIAEWSPQNRMALRLTEHAARLAPAGEARIRIAAIEARAAARIGDCELSLAAIDRMRRAREETPAHDEVEQFGGLLTFPPAKQDYYLGGTYTLLGKYEAAHRHATAAIAAYRSGPREERSYGDEALAHIDLITAGVLQGDPDGATTALQHVLDLPPRMRIRQLGSAMDRLGSLMRRTDLKGNRTIGQLADLIHGYQVIDGTAALRSER encoded by the coding sequence ATGGACTTCGGGCAGGTGAGCCGCCTCCTACGACAGCACGCCCGTTTACGTCAAGACGACCTCGCTCGCCTCACCGGACTCAGTCAGGGCTACCTCTCCCAGCTCGAATCCGGAGCCCGCCGCCTCACGCGCCTCGACAAGACCCAGGCGTTTCTGGACGCGCTGGAAGTGCCGGCCGAACTCCGTCCGCTCGGTCACGGTGGTACGCCCAGGCGCGAGGTGCCGGAGCCCGATCGTGAGGAATCCGACCATTTGCGCTCGCTCGCCACCGGAGCGGCGCAATCCTCCAGCGCGTTCGCCGAATTCATCTCCTCCAGCAACGTCAGTACAGACGAGCTGGAGCAGTTCGGATTCACCCTCGCCCGCATCGCCACCGACTACGTCCACGCGCCGCTGCTCCCCCTGTTCACCGAGCTGGTCGAGGTGCGGGATGAGCTCTTCGGCCGCTTGCAAGGCAGGCAACGTCCCCAGCAGAGTCGCGAGCTGTTGATGCTCGCGGGGACAGCGTGCCTGCTGCTCTCGCATGCCTCGCAGAATCTCGGTGAACAGGCATCCGCGATGGCGCAGATCCGTACTGCTCGACTGTGCGCCGAGCAGGCGGATCACACCGGGCTACGGGCATGGGCCGCGGGCACGGCCGCGCTGATCGCCGAATGGTCGCCGCAGAACCGGATGGCGCTGAGGCTGACGGAGCACGCGGCCCGGCTTGCGCCGGCCGGCGAGGCCCGTATCCGTATCGCCGCGATCGAGGCCCGAGCCGCGGCCCGGATCGGCGATTGCGAGCTGTCCCTGGCCGCGATCGACCGAATGCGGCGGGCAAGGGAGGAGACGCCGGCTCATGACGAGGTCGAGCAGTTCGGCGGTCTGCTGACCTTTCCCCCTGCGAAGCAGGATTACTACCTCGGCGGCACCTACACGCTGCTTGGGAAGTACGAGGCGGCCCACCGGCATGCCACCGCCGCCATCGCCGCCTACCGCAGCGGCCCGAGGGAGGAGCGCTCGTACGGGGATGAGGCCCTGGCCCATATCGATCTGATCACCGCCGGGGTCCTCCAGGGAGACCCCGACGGGGCGACGACCGCCCTCCAGCATGTCCTGGACCTGCCCCCGCGGATGCGCATCCGCCAGCTGGGCAGCGCCATGGACCGTCTGGGCAGTCTCATGCGCCGAACCGACCTCAAAGGCAACCGGACGATTGGACAGCTGGCGGACCTCATTCACGGCTACCAGGTCATCGACGGCACAGCCGCGCTACGGTCGGAGCGATGA
- a CDS encoding ABC transporter substrate-binding protein — protein sequence MRRASIIGRAASRRRPSLALAALPLVLVLTSCGGASRADGTGGGLGGRTDGKGSPTLNVGDQKGGSEAMLRAAGELDDLPYTIKWSTFTSGPPLLEAVNAGAVDVGAVGNTPPVFAGAARSKIKVIAGSHSRSDGEAILVKKDSPLRSPAELKGKSIAVAQGSSAHYQLIASLRASGLSPKDVTLDYLQPADALAAFTRGKVDAWAVWDPYTSQALDQAGARILTTGQGLVNGLSFQVAAPAALDDRAKSAALKDYTTRLRRAQDWVFRHPAAWAKTWAKATGLPEGVARDAVRRTRGTAVPVAVDRAAIGSEQRIVDAFAALKLIPRSFDFGELVDPRFNGGLPPSGTAPRTYGKAQ from the coding sequence ATGAGACGTGCATCGATCATCGGCCGGGCGGCGAGCCGCCGCCGGCCGTCCCTCGCCCTGGCCGCGCTGCCCCTCGTCCTGGTCCTGACGTCCTGCGGCGGTGCCTCGCGGGCGGACGGGACCGGGGGCGGGCTCGGCGGTCGCACCGACGGCAAGGGGTCGCCGACGCTGAACGTCGGGGACCAGAAGGGGGGTTCGGAGGCGATGCTGCGGGCGGCCGGCGAGCTGGACGACCTGCCGTACACGATCAAGTGGTCGACGTTCACCTCGGGGCCGCCGCTGCTGGAGGCGGTCAACGCCGGGGCGGTGGACGTCGGGGCGGTCGGCAACACCCCGCCGGTGTTCGCGGGTGCCGCGCGGTCGAAGATCAAGGTGATCGCGGGGTCCCACAGCCGGTCGGACGGCGAGGCGATCCTGGTGAAGAAGGACTCGCCGCTGCGGTCCCCGGCGGAGCTCAAGGGCAAGTCGATCGCGGTGGCACAGGGCAGTTCGGCGCACTACCAGCTGATCGCGTCGTTGCGGGCATCGGGCCTGTCGCCGAAGGACGTCACGCTCGACTACCTCCAGCCGGCGGACGCGCTGGCCGCGTTCACCCGTGGGAAGGTCGACGCCTGGGCGGTGTGGGACCCGTACACCTCGCAGGCGCTCGACCAGGCTGGCGCCCGGATCCTGACGACCGGTCAGGGGCTGGTGAACGGGCTGAGTTTCCAGGTCGCCGCGCCCGCCGCGCTGGACGACCGGGCGAAGTCGGCGGCGCTGAAGGACTACACGACGCGGCTGCGGCGGGCCCAGGACTGGGTGTTCCGGCATCCGGCGGCCTGGGCGAAGACCTGGGCGAAGGCGACCGGGCTGCCGGAGGGGGTGGCGCGGGACGCGGTCCGGCGCACCCGGGGGACGGCGGTGCCGGTTGCCGTGGACCGGGCCGCCATCGGCTCCGAGCAGCGCATCGTGGACGCCTTCGCCGCGCTGAAGCTGATCCCGCGGTCCTTCGACTTCGGGGAGTTGGTCGATCCCCGCTTCAACGGCGGTCTGCCGCCTTCGGGCACGGCGCCGCGCACCTACGGAAAGGCCCAGTGA
- a CDS encoding HAD family hydrolase: MTASSQGRRALVLDLDGVLLDTRPIMRQAWQAVREHHCIDVPFEAYEQHLGRPFDDIMERLGLADADLVHETYAEASQQSCELAQPFDGVEEVLHAFAAADWLLGVVTSKPFDRAAPLLARLGCPFAAVRTPSGEVRGKPAPDPLMLALVDLATDPASAVFVGDMAVDRECARRAGVPYVHAVWGYGEPGSPAPEIADDPRDLLRLLGTGCESGPFVAGSLL, from the coding sequence ATGACGGCGTCTTCCCAGGGCAGGCGTGCGCTCGTTCTCGATCTCGACGGTGTCCTGCTCGATACGCGACCGATCATGCGGCAGGCATGGCAAGCGGTACGCGAACACCACTGCATCGACGTACCGTTCGAGGCATACGAGCAGCACCTCGGTCGTCCCTTCGACGACATCATGGAACGGCTCGGCCTCGCCGATGCGGACCTTGTTCACGAGACGTACGCGGAGGCGTCGCAGCAGAGCTGCGAGCTGGCCCAGCCGTTCGACGGTGTGGAGGAAGTGCTCCACGCATTCGCTGCTGCCGACTGGTTGCTCGGGGTCGTCACGTCCAAACCCTTTGACCGCGCCGCTCCACTGCTGGCCCGGCTCGGGTGCCCTTTTGCCGCGGTACGGACCCCCAGCGGTGAGGTGCGGGGCAAACCTGCACCGGACCCGCTGATGCTCGCCCTCGTTGATCTCGCCACTGATCCCGCGTCCGCGGTGTTCGTGGGCGATATGGCCGTCGACCGCGAGTGCGCACGGCGGGCCGGTGTCCCGTACGTGCATGCCGTCTGGGGCTATGGCGAGCCCGGCAGCCCGGCACCCGAGATCGCGGATGACCCGCGGGACCTCCTCCGGTTGCTGGGCACGGGCTGCGAGTCGGGTCCCTTTGTCGCGGGGAGCCTGCTGTGA
- a CDS encoding LLM class flavin-dependent oxidoreductase → MSVHLHWFLPTGGDGRTLVDRHAYTDGGIRRDRITPVSGVRAPDVGYLTQIAKAAEQLGFEAVLTPTGTWCEDAWLTTMALSQVTERLKFLVAFRPGVISPVLAAQMAATFQRVSRGRLLLNVVTGGDSTEQKRFGDHLDHDQRYARTDEFLRIVRGVWGGRPFDFQGEHYQVEGGLTALPPDPLPEIFFGGSSAAAGPVAARNVDVYLTWGEPPEQVRQKIDWIRGLAEREGRTVRFGIRLHTLSRDSSKEAWATANRLLDDLDPDTVAAAQQALGRSESVGQQRMLALHGGSRDALEISPNLWAGVGLVRGGAGTALVGSHAEVADRIEEYHALGIEHFVLSGYPHLEEAYWFGEGVRPELAARGLLPAGPSPLAGVPAANGRPASAPGGAPLLVAGGR, encoded by the coding sequence ATGTCCGTACACCTGCATTGGTTCCTGCCGACCGGCGGTGACGGCCGGACCCTCGTGGACCGGCACGCCTACACCGACGGGGGCATCCGGCGGGACCGGATCACCCCGGTGAGCGGGGTGCGCGCACCGGACGTCGGGTATCTGACGCAGATCGCCAAGGCCGCCGAGCAGTTGGGGTTCGAGGCGGTGCTCACCCCGACCGGTACGTGGTGCGAGGACGCCTGGCTGACGACGATGGCGTTGTCGCAGGTCACCGAGCGGCTGAAGTTCCTGGTGGCGTTCCGGCCGGGGGTGATCTCGCCGGTGCTGGCCGCGCAGATGGCGGCCACGTTCCAGCGGGTCTCGCGGGGGCGGCTGCTGCTGAACGTGGTGACGGGCGGGGACTCGACCGAGCAGAAGCGGTTCGGCGACCATCTGGACCATGATCAGCGGTATGCGCGCACCGACGAGTTCCTGCGGATCGTGCGGGGGGTGTGGGGCGGCCGGCCGTTCGACTTCCAGGGGGAGCACTACCAGGTCGAGGGCGGGCTGACCGCGCTGCCGCCGGACCCGCTGCCGGAGATCTTCTTCGGTGGGTCCTCGGCGGCGGCCGGGCCGGTGGCGGCACGGAACGTCGATGTCTATCTGACCTGGGGCGAGCCGCCGGAGCAGGTGCGGCAGAAGATCGACTGGATCCGGGGTCTGGCGGAGCGGGAGGGGCGGACGGTGCGGTTCGGGATCCGGCTGCACACCCTCTCGCGGGACTCCTCGAAGGAGGCGTGGGCGACCGCGAACCGGCTGCTGGACGACCTCGACCCGGACACCGTGGCCGCCGCCCAGCAGGCCCTGGGCAGGAGCGAGTCGGTGGGCCAGCAGCGGATGTTGGCGCTGCACGGCGGTTCGCGCGACGCGTTGGAGATCTCGCCCAATCTGTGGGCGGGGGTCGGCCTGGTGCGGGGCGGCGCGGGCACCGCGCTGGTCGGCAGCCATGCCGAGGTGGCCGACCGGATCGAGGAGTACCACGCGCTGGGCATCGAGCACTTCGTGCTGTCGGGGTATCCGCATCTGGAGGAGGCGTACTGGTTCGGCGAGGGGGTCCGGCCGGAGCTCGCCGCACGGGGGCTGCTGCCCGCCGGTCCGTCGCCGCTGGCCGGCGTCCCGGCGGCGAACGGGCGGCCGGCCTCGGCTCCGGGTGGCGCACCGCTGCTGGTGGCCGGCGGGCGCTGA
- a CDS encoding putative leader peptide, protein MSTSALLTTRGHIDLLRVASAACCRRGRGC, encoded by the coding sequence ATGTCTACGTCAGCCCTGCTCACCACGCGCGGTCACATCGACCTGCTGCGGGTGGCCTCCGCCGCGTGTTGTCGCCGCGGCCGCGGTTGTTGA